The following are encoded in a window of Citrobacter freundii genomic DNA:
- the nagB gene encoding glucosamine-6-phosphate deaminase — translation MRLIPLNTAEQVGKWAARHIVNRINAFKPTADRPFVLGLPTGGTPLTAYKALVEMHKAGQVSFKHVVTFNMDEYVGLPKEHPESYHSFMHRNFFDHVDIPAENINLLNGNAPDIDAECRQYEEKIRSYGKIHLFMGGVGNDGHIAFNEPASSLASRTRIKTLTHDTRVANSRFFDGDVSQVPKYALTVGVGTLLDAEEVMILVLGHQKAQALQAAVEGNVNHMWTISCLQLHPKAVVVCDEPSTMELKVKTLKYFNELEAENIKGL, via the coding sequence ATGAGACTGATCCCCCTGAATACCGCTGAACAAGTCGGCAAATGGGCTGCTCGCCATATCGTTAACCGTATCAACGCGTTCAAACCAACGGCAGATCGTCCGTTCGTTCTGGGCCTGCCGACTGGCGGCACCCCACTGACAGCCTATAAAGCATTAGTCGAAATGCACAAAGCGGGCCAGGTTAGCTTCAAACATGTTGTCACATTTAATATGGACGAGTATGTTGGCCTGCCGAAAGAGCATCCAGAAAGCTACCACAGCTTCATGCATCGCAACTTCTTTGATCATGTTGATATTCCAGCAGAAAACATCAACCTCCTCAATGGTAACGCACCAGATATCGATGCAGAATGCCGACAGTATGAAGAAAAAATCCGTTCCTACGGTAAAATCCACCTGTTTATGGGTGGTGTAGGCAACGACGGGCACATCGCATTTAACGAACCGGCGTCGTCTTTAGCCTCTCGTACGCGTATCAAAACGCTGACCCACGACACACGCGTGGCGAACTCTCGTTTCTTTGACGGTGACGTAAGCCAGGTGCCGAAATATGCGCTGACCGTTGGCGTGGGTACACTGCTTGATGCCGAAGAAGTGATGATTCTGGTGCTGGGCCACCAAAAAGCGCAGGCTCTGCAGGCTGCCGTTGAAGGTAACGTCAACCATATGTGGACCATCAGCTGCCTGCAACTGCATCCAAAAGCCGTTGTGGTTTGCGATGAACCTTCCACAATGGAACTGAAAGTGAAGACGCTGAAATACTTTAACGAGTTAGAAGCCGAAAATATTAAAGGTCTGTAA
- the asnB gene encoding asparagine synthase B, producing MCSIFGVFDIKTDAVELRKKALELSRLMRHRGPDWSGIYASDNAILAHERLSIVDVNAGAQPLYNVKKTHILAVNGEIYNHQALRAEYGDRYQFQTGSDCEVILALYQEKGPEFLDDLQGMFAFALYDSEQDAYLIGRDHIGIIPLYMGHDEHGNLYVASEMKALVPVCRTIKEFPAGSYLWSKDGEIRQYYQRDWFEYDAVKDNVTDKDELRQALEDAVKSHLMSDVPYGVLLSGGLDSSVISAITKKYAARRVEDQERSEAWWPQLHSFAVGLKGAPDLKAAQEVANHLGTVHHEIHFTVQEGLDAIRDVIYHIETYDVTTIRASTPMYLMSRKIKAMGIKMVLSGEGSDEVFGGYLYFHKAPDAKELHEETVRKLQALHMFDCARANKAMSAWGVEARVPFLDKKFLDVAMRINPQDKMCGNGKMEKHVLRECFESYLPASIAWRQKEQFSDGVGYSWIDTLKEVAAEHVSDQQLETASFRFPYNTPSSKEAYLYREIFEELFPVASAAECVPGGPSVACSSAKAIEWDEAFKTMNDPSGRAVGVHQSAYK from the coding sequence ATGTGTTCTATTTTTGGCGTATTTGATATTAAAACCGACGCAGTTGAGCTGCGTAAAAAAGCCCTCGAGCTGTCTCGTCTGATGCGCCACCGCGGCCCGGACTGGTCGGGTATTTACGCCAGTGATAACGCGATCCTGGCACATGAACGTCTGTCCATTGTCGACGTTAACGCCGGTGCTCAACCGCTATACAACGTGAAAAAGACGCATATCCTGGCGGTAAACGGCGAGATTTATAACCATCAGGCGTTACGTGCTGAATACGGCGATCGCTATCAGTTCCAGACCGGTTCCGACTGCGAAGTTATCCTTGCGCTGTACCAGGAAAAAGGGCCTGAATTCCTTGACGACCTGCAGGGCATGTTCGCCTTCGCACTCTACGACAGCGAGCAGGATGCGTATCTGATCGGCCGCGATCACATTGGGATTATCCCTCTGTACATGGGTCATGATGAACACGGCAACTTGTACGTGGCGTCTGAGATGAAAGCGCTGGTTCCTGTTTGCCGCACCATTAAAGAATTCCCGGCCGGTAGCTACCTGTGGAGCAAAGACGGGGAAATCCGTCAGTACTATCAGCGCGACTGGTTCGAATACGATGCCGTAAAAGACAATGTGACGGATAAAGACGAACTGCGTCAGGCGCTGGAAGATGCGGTTAAAAGCCATCTGATGTCAGATGTGCCTTATGGTGTGCTGCTGTCTGGTGGCCTGGATTCGTCCGTGATTTCCGCTATCACCAAAAAATACGCAGCGCGCCGTGTTGAAGATCAAGAGCGCAGTGAAGCTTGGTGGCCGCAACTGCACTCCTTCGCCGTGGGCCTGAAAGGCGCACCGGATCTGAAAGCCGCTCAGGAAGTCGCCAACCACCTGGGGACCGTACACCACGAGATCCATTTCACCGTACAGGAAGGCCTGGATGCCATCCGCGATGTGATTTATCACATTGAAACCTATGACGTCACCACCATTCGCGCCTCAACACCGATGTACTTAATGTCAAGAAAAATCAAAGCGATGGGCATTAAAATGGTGCTGTCAGGCGAAGGTTCTGATGAAGTATTTGGCGGCTATCTTTATTTTCACAAAGCGCCGGACGCAAAAGAACTGCACGAAGAAACGGTACGTAAACTGCAGGCACTGCATATGTTCGACTGCGCCCGAGCCAACAAAGCCATGTCGGCCTGGGGCGTTGAAGCCCGCGTACCGTTCCTCGACAAGAAATTCCTCGATGTCGCGATGCGCATCAACCCACAGGATAAAATGTGCGGTAACGGAAAGATGGAAAAACATGTCCTGCGTGAATGTTTTGAATCCTACCTGCCAGCCAGCATTGCATGGCGTCAGAAGGAGCAGTTCTCTGACGGCGTCGGTTATAGCTGGATTGACACGCTGAAAGAAGTGGCGGCAGAGCACGTTTCCGATCAACAACTGGAAACCGCCAGCTTCCGCTTCCCGTACAACACACCATCGTCTAAAGAAGCGTATTTGTACCGTGAGATTTTTGAAGAGCTGTTCCCGGTAGCCAGCGCCGCCGAGTGTGTGCCTGGTGGCCCGTCCGTCGCCTGTTCTTCTGCCAAAGCCATCGAATGGGACGAAGCGTTCAAAACCATGAACGATCCATCAGGCCGTGCGGTTGGCGTGCACCAGTCGGCTTATAAGTAA
- the nagE gene encoding PTS N-acetyl glucosamine transporter subunit IIABC has product MNILGFFQRLGRALQLPIAVLPVAALLLRFGQPDLLNVAFIAQAGGAIFDNLALIFAIGVASSWSKDSAGAAALAGAVGYFILTKAMVTINPAINMGVLAGIITGLVGGAVYNRWSGIKLPDFLSFFGGKRFVPIATGFFCLVLAAIFGYVWPPVQNAIHAGGEWIVGAGALGSGIFGFINRLLIPTGLHQVLNTIAWFQIGEFTNAAGAVFHGDINRFYAGDGTAGMFMSGFFPIMMFGLPGAALAMYFAAPKARRPMVGGMLLSVAITAFLTGVTEPLEFLFMFLAPLLYLLHALLTGISLFVATLLGIHAGFSFSAGAIDYVLMYNLPAASKNVWMLVAMGLVFFVIYFVLFSAVIRMFNLKTPGREDKDDEIVTDEANSNTEEGLAQLATSYIAAVGGTDNLKAIDACITRLRLTVVDSAKVSDAMCKRLGASGVVKLNKQTIQVIVGAKAESIGDEMKKVVARGPVAAASADSAPAAAPAAKPQAVANAVTVEALVSPITGDVVALEQVPDEAFASKAVGDGVAVKPTDKIVVSPAAGTIVKIFNTNHAFCLETLKGAEIVVHMGIDTVALEGKGFTRLVEEGAEVKAGQPILEMDLEYLNANARSMISPVVCSNSDDFGGLVIKAEGHVVAGQTPLYEIKSK; this is encoded by the coding sequence ATGAATATTTTAGGTTTTTTCCAGCGGCTGGGTAGGGCGTTACAGCTCCCCATCGCTGTGCTGCCTGTCGCGGCACTGTTGCTGCGATTTGGCCAACCAGATTTGCTTAACGTCGCCTTCATCGCGCAAGCGGGTGGGGCCATCTTTGATAACCTCGCGTTAATATTTGCCATCGGTGTGGCATCCAGCTGGTCTAAAGACAGTGCGGGTGCGGCAGCGTTGGCAGGTGCAGTGGGTTATTTCATATTGACCAAAGCAATGGTTACCATTAACCCGGCGATCAATATGGGTGTGCTGGCAGGTATCATTACCGGTCTGGTCGGCGGTGCCGTGTATAACCGCTGGTCTGGCATCAAACTGCCTGACTTCCTGAGCTTCTTCGGCGGTAAACGCTTTGTGCCAATCGCCACCGGTTTCTTCTGTTTGGTTCTGGCGGCTATCTTCGGCTACGTATGGCCGCCGGTACAAAATGCCATCCATGCGGGTGGTGAGTGGATCGTGGGCGCTGGCGCGCTGGGTTCCGGTATTTTTGGTTTCATCAACCGTCTGCTGATCCCAACCGGTCTGCATCAGGTTCTGAACACCATCGCCTGGTTCCAGATTGGTGAATTCACCAACGCGGCAGGTGCGGTCTTCCACGGTGACATCAACCGCTTCTACGCGGGTGACGGCACTGCAGGTATGTTCATGTCCGGCTTCTTCCCGATCATGATGTTTGGTCTCCCGGGTGCGGCACTGGCAATGTACTTTGCCGCTCCGAAAGCGCGTCGTCCGATGGTTGGCGGTATGCTGTTGTCCGTGGCCATCACCGCGTTCCTGACCGGTGTGACCGAGCCGCTGGAATTCCTGTTCATGTTCCTGGCACCATTGCTGTATCTCCTGCACGCATTGTTAACGGGTATCAGCCTGTTCGTTGCGACATTACTGGGGATCCACGCGGGCTTCTCCTTCTCAGCAGGTGCTATCGACTACGTGTTGATGTACAACTTGCCGGCTGCAAGTAAGAACGTCTGGATGCTGGTCGCGATGGGGCTGGTGTTCTTCGTCATCTACTTTGTGTTGTTCAGCGCGGTTATTCGTATGTTTAACCTGAAAACGCCGGGCCGCGAAGATAAAGACGATGAAATTGTTACTGACGAAGCCAACAGCAACACCGAAGAAGGTTTAGCACAACTGGCCACCAGCTACATTGCTGCGGTTGGCGGTACCGATAACCTGAAAGCCATTGATGCCTGTATCACTCGCCTGCGTCTGACCGTTGTCGACTCCGCGAAAGTGAGCGATGCAATGTGTAAACGCCTGGGTGCTTCCGGTGTGGTTAAGCTGAACAAGCAGACTATTCAGGTCATCGTCGGCGCGAAAGCGGAATCTATTGGCGACGAAATGAAGAAAGTTGTCGCACGTGGTCCGGTTGCCGCAGCGTCTGCTGACAGCGCGCCTGCAGCAGCCCCGGCTGCAAAACCGCAGGCTGTGGCGAATGCTGTCACCGTTGAAGCGCTGGTTTCTCCGATTACCGGTGACGTGGTTGCGCTGGAGCAGGTGCCTGATGAAGCCTTCGCCAGCAAAGCGGTCGGCGACGGCGTGGCGGTGAAACCAACCGACAAAATCGTGGTTTCTCCGGCAGCGGGTACCATTGTGAAAATCTTCAATACCAACCATGCGTTCTGCCTGGAAACGCTGAAAGGCGCGGAGATCGTGGTCCACATGGGTATCGATACCGTGGCGCTGGAAGGTAAAGGCTTTACGCGTCTGGTGGAAGAAGGTGCGGAAGTCAAAGCAGGTCAGCCAATCCTGGAAATGGATCTGGAATACCTGAACGCCAATGCTCGTTCAATGATTAGCCCGGTTGTCTGCAGCAACAGCGATGACTTCGGTGGCCTGGTGATTAAAGCCGAAGGCCATGTGGTTGCCGGTCAAACGCCACTGTACGAGATTAAAAGTAAGTAA
- the nagD gene encoding ribonucleotide monophosphatase NagD, with the protein MAIKNVICDIDGVLMHDNVAVPGAAEFLTGVMEKGLPLVLLTNYPSQTGQDLANRFATAGVNVPDSVFYTSAMATADFLRRQEGKKAYVVGEGALIHELYKAGFTITDVNPDFVIVGETRSYNWDMMHKAAYFVANGARFIATNPDTHGRGFYPACGALCAGIEKISGREPFYVGKPSPWIIRAALNKMQAHSEETVIVGDNLRTDILAGFQAGLETILVLSGISTLDDIDSMPFRPSWIYPSVAEIDVI; encoded by the coding sequence ATGGCCATTAAGAATGTAATTTGTGATATCGACGGCGTGCTGATGCACGACAATGTTGCCGTACCGGGTGCGGCAGAATTTTTGACCGGCGTGATGGAGAAAGGCTTGCCGTTAGTCCTGTTGACTAACTACCCTTCGCAGACCGGACAGGATCTGGCAAACCGCTTTGCCACCGCAGGTGTCAATGTTCCTGACAGCGTGTTTTATACCTCCGCCATGGCTACCGCCGATTTCCTGCGTCGCCAGGAAGGAAAAAAAGCCTATGTTGTCGGTGAAGGCGCACTGATCCACGAACTGTACAAAGCGGGCTTCACCATTACCGACGTTAACCCCGATTTTGTGATCGTCGGCGAGACGCGTTCCTACAACTGGGACATGATGCATAAAGCGGCATACTTTGTGGCCAATGGCGCACGTTTCATTGCCACCAACCCGGATACGCACGGTCGCGGTTTTTATCCTGCCTGTGGTGCGCTGTGCGCTGGTATTGAGAAGATTTCAGGCCGTGAGCCCTTCTACGTAGGTAAACCCAGCCCGTGGATTATCCGCGCGGCACTCAACAAAATGCAGGCGCACTCGGAAGAGACCGTCATTGTTGGCGACAACCTGCGTACCGATATTCTGGCTGGCTTCCAGGCCGGTCTTGAAACTATCCTGGTGCTGTCTGGCATTTCCACCCTTGATGATATCGACAGCATGCCGTTCCGACCAAGCTGGATCTACCCGTCCGTTGCCGAGATAGATGTTATTTAA
- the ubiF gene encoding 3-demethoxyubiquinol 3-hydroxylase — MTNQPTEIAIVGGGMVGGALALGLAQHGFRVTVIEHAAPVPFVADSQPDIRISAISSASASLLKGLGVWDAVQGMRTHPYRRLETWEWENAHVVFDAAELKLPLLGYMVENNVLQQALWQAMEAHPNVTLRVPASLISLHQHNDRHELELTGGEKITAKLVIGADGANSQVRQMAGIGIHAWQYAQSCMLITVQCENSPGDSTWQQFTPDGPRAFLPLFDNWASLVWYDSPARIRQLQSLDMAQLQAEIAKYFPSRLGDVTPVAAGAFPLTRRHALQYVQPGLALVGDAAHTIHPLAGQGVNLGYRDVDALIDVLVNARSYGEQWASQRVLKRYQTRRMTDNFIMQSGMDLFYAGFSNNLQPLRIMRNLGLMAAERAGVLKRQALKYALGL; from the coding sequence ATGACAAATCAACCAACGGAAATTGCCATTGTCGGCGGGGGGATGGTCGGCGGCGCGCTGGCGCTGGGACTGGCGCAGCATGGATTCAGGGTGACGGTAATAGAGCACGCCGCGCCCGTGCCGTTTGTGGCTGACAGTCAGCCCGATATCCGTATTTCAGCCATTAGCTCCGCGTCTGCATCGTTGCTGAAAGGGTTGGGTGTCTGGGATGCGGTGCAGGGCATGCGCACTCATCCATATCGTCGTCTGGAAACCTGGGAGTGGGAGAATGCCCATGTGGTGTTTGATGCGGCAGAGCTAAAACTCCCATTGCTGGGCTATATGGTCGAAAACAACGTCCTGCAACAGGCGTTGTGGCAGGCGATGGAGGCGCATCCCAACGTGACCCTGCGCGTGCCGGCATCACTGATTTCTCTGCATCAACATAACGATCGGCATGAGCTTGAACTGACTGGCGGTGAAAAGATAACGGCAAAACTGGTGATTGGTGCCGATGGCGCGAATTCTCAGGTACGTCAAATGGCCGGGATTGGCATCCATGCCTGGCAGTACGCGCAATCCTGCATGCTGATTACCGTGCAATGTGAGAATTCACCGGGAGACAGTACCTGGCAGCAGTTTACCCCTGACGGACCGCGGGCGTTTTTACCGCTGTTCGATAACTGGGCTTCGCTGGTGTGGTATGACTCTCCGGCCCGCATCCGCCAGTTGCAGAGTCTCGATATGGCGCAGCTCCAGGCGGAAATCGCAAAATATTTCCCTTCACGTCTGGGTGACGTTACACCTGTTGCCGCAGGGGCGTTTCCACTTACTCGTCGCCACGCGTTGCAGTATGTACAGCCAGGACTGGCGCTGGTGGGCGATGCCGCGCACACCATTCATCCGCTTGCCGGGCAGGGGGTGAATCTGGGGTACCGTGATGTCGATGCGTTAATTGATGTGCTGGTGAACGCCCGTAGCTATGGTGAGCAGTGGGCCAGTCAGCGGGTACTGAAGCGCTACCAAACGCGTCGTATGACCGATAACTTCATCATGCAAAGTGGTATGGATCTGTTTTACGCCGGATTCAGCAACAACCTGCAGCCTCTGCGTATTATGCGCAATCTTGGTCTAATGGCCGCCGAGCGTGCAGGCGTGTTAAAACGTCAGGCGCTGAAGTATGCATTAGGGTTGTAG
- the nagA gene encoding N-acetylglucosamine-6-phosphate deacetylase translates to MYALTQGRIFTGHEILDDHAIVVADGLIASVCPLAELPPEIEQRSLNGAILSPGFIDVQLNGCGGVQFNDTAEAVTVETLEIMQKANEKSGCTNYLPTLITTSDELMKQGVRVMREYQVKHPNQALGLHLEGPWLNLVKKGTHNPSFVRQPDAALVDFLCDNADVITKVTLAPEMVPADVIIRLVNAGIVVSAGHSNATVKEAKIGFRAGITFATHLFNAMPYITGREPGLAGAILDEADIYCGIIADGLHVDYVNIRNAKRLKGDKLCLVTDATAPAGANIEQFIFAGKTIYYRNGLCVDENGTLSGSSLTMIEGVRNLVEHCGIALDEVLRMATLYPARAIGVDKQLGSIAPGKVANLTAFTHDFKIIKTIVNGNEVITE, encoded by the coding sequence ATGTATGCTTTAACCCAGGGCCGGATCTTTACCGGTCACGAAATTCTTGATGACCATGCGATTGTCGTCGCTGATGGCCTGATAGCCAGCGTTTGCCCACTGGCTGAATTACCGCCGGAGATTGAACAACGCTCATTGAATGGGGCCATTCTTTCCCCCGGTTTTATTGATGTGCAGTTAAACGGCTGCGGCGGCGTGCAGTTCAACGATACGGCAGAAGCTGTGACCGTTGAAACACTGGAAATCATGCAGAAAGCCAACGAGAAATCGGGCTGCACTAACTACCTGCCTACGCTTATCACCACCAGCGATGAGTTGATGAAACAAGGCGTTCGCGTGATGCGTGAATACCAGGTAAAACACCCGAATCAGGCATTAGGACTTCACCTTGAAGGCCCATGGCTGAATCTGGTGAAAAAAGGTACCCATAACCCAAGTTTTGTTCGTCAGCCTGACGCTGCGCTGGTCGACTTCCTGTGCGATAATGCCGATGTGATCACCAAAGTCACGCTGGCACCAGAAATGGTTCCTGCTGACGTGATCATCCGACTGGTCAATGCCGGTATTGTCGTTTCAGCGGGTCACTCAAACGCGACGGTAAAAGAAGCCAAAATCGGTTTCCGTGCGGGCATTACCTTTGCAACACACCTGTTCAACGCCATGCCTTACATTACTGGCCGCGAACCGGGTCTGGCTGGTGCCATCCTTGATGAAGCCGATATTTATTGCGGTATCATCGCCGATGGTCTGCACGTCGATTACGTTAACATCCGTAACGCTAAACGCCTGAAAGGTGACAAGCTGTGCCTGGTGACCGACGCCACCGCGCCGGCGGGTGCAAATATTGAACAGTTCATTTTCGCTGGTAAAACAATATACTACCGCAATGGACTGTGTGTGGATGAGAATGGCACCCTGAGCGGCTCGTCATTAACCATGATTGAAGGTGTACGTAATCTGGTTGAACATTGCGGCATTGCGCTGGATGAAGTGCTGCGTATGGCAACACTTTACCCCGCTCGCGCCATCGGCGTGGACAAGCAACTCGGCAGTATCGCCCCAGGCAAAGTCGCCAACCTGACCGCGTTCACACACGACTTTAAAATCATCAAGACCATCGTTAATGGCAACGAGGTCATTACAGAGTAA
- the nagC gene encoding DNA-binding transcriptional regulator NagC, with protein MTPGGQAQIGNVDLVKQLNSAAVYRLIDQHGPISRIQIAEQSQLAPASVTKITRQLIERGLIKEVDQQASTGGRRAISIVTETRNFHAIGVRLGRHDTTLTLYDMSSKAVAEEHYPLPERTQETLEHALLNTIATFMDSCQRKVRELIAISVILPGLVDPESGVIRYMPHIQVENWGLVEALEKRFQVTCFVGHDIRSLALAEHYFGASQDCEDSILVRVHRGTGAGIISNGRIFIGRNGNVGEIGHIQVEPLGERCHCGNFGCLETIAANASIEHRVQNLLKQGYPSRLTLDDCSIKSICKAANKGDNLASEVIEHVGRHLGKTIAIAINLFNPQKIVIAGEITEADKVLLPAIESCINAQALKAFRHNLPVVRSTLDHRSAIGAFALVKRAMLNGTLLQRLLES; from the coding sequence ATGACACCAGGCGGACAAGCTCAAATAGGTAATGTTGATCTCGTAAAACAGCTTAACAGCGCGGCAGTTTATCGCCTGATTGACCAGCATGGGCCAATCTCGCGCATCCAGATTGCCGAACAGAGCCAGCTTGCTCCCGCCAGCGTAACTAAAATTACGCGCCAGCTTATTGAACGCGGGCTGATCAAAGAAGTGGATCAGCAGGCCTCCACCGGGGGCCGCCGCGCTATCTCTATCGTCACTGAAACACGCAATTTCCACGCCATTGGCGTGCGTCTTGGCCGTCATGACACTACGCTAACGCTGTACGATATGAGCAGCAAAGCCGTCGCTGAGGAGCACTACCCCTTACCCGAGCGCACCCAGGAAACGCTGGAACATGCGCTACTCAATACCATTGCCACCTTTATGGACAGCTGCCAACGGAAAGTCCGTGAGCTAATTGCCATCTCCGTTATTCTGCCAGGCCTGGTTGACCCGGAAAGTGGCGTCATTCGCTATATGCCGCATATTCAGGTTGAAAACTGGGGGCTGGTCGAGGCGCTGGAAAAACGGTTCCAGGTGACCTGCTTTGTTGGTCACGATATCCGTAGTCTGGCACTTGCCGAGCACTATTTCGGGGCAAGTCAGGACTGCGAAGACTCCATTCTGGTGCGAGTGCATCGCGGAACCGGTGCCGGGATCATCTCCAATGGACGCATTTTTATTGGCCGTAACGGCAACGTTGGCGAGATTGGCCATATTCAGGTAGAGCCGTTGGGCGAGCGCTGCCACTGCGGTAACTTTGGTTGTCTGGAAACTATCGCGGCCAACGCGTCCATCGAGCATCGCGTGCAAAACTTACTCAAGCAAGGTTATCCAAGTCGGCTAACGCTTGATGATTGCAGTATCAAATCGATCTGTAAGGCTGCCAACAAAGGCGATAACCTGGCATCGGAAGTGATTGAGCACGTGGGCCGCCACCTGGGTAAAACTATCGCTATAGCCATCAACCTGTTTAACCCACAAAAAATCGTTATTGCTGGTGAGATTACAGAGGCAGATAAGGTCCTGCTGCCAGCGATCGAAAGCTGCATTAATGCCCAAGCGTTGAAGGCATTTCGCCACAATTTACCCGTGGTTCGCTCCACGCTGGACCACCGTTCCGCCATTGGCGCATTTGCGCTGGTGAAACGCGCCATGCTCAACGGAACGTTGCTACAACGTTTGCTGGAAAGCTAA
- the miaB gene encoding tRNA (N6-isopentenyl adenosine(37)-C2)-methylthiotransferase MiaB: MTKKLHIKTWGCQMNEYDSSKMADLLDATHGYQLTDVAEEADVLLLNTCSIREKAQEKVFHQLGRWKLLKEKNPNLIIGVGGCVASQEGDHIRQRAHYVDIIFGPQTLHRLPEMINKVRGSTSRSPVVDISFPEIEKFDRLPEPRAEGPSAFVSIMEGCNKYCTYCVVPYTRGEEVSRPADDILLEIAQLAAQGVREVNLLGQNVNAWRGENYDGTTGSFADLLRLVAAIDGIDRIRFTTSHPIEFTDDIVEVYRDTPELVSFLHLPVQSGSDRVLNLMGRTHTALEYKAIIRKLRAARPDIQISSDFIVGFPGETTQDFEQTMKLIADVNFDMSYSFIFSARPGTPAADMVDDVPEEEKKQRLYILQDRINQQAMAWSRRMLGTTQRILVEGTSRKSVMELSGRTENNRVVNFEGTPDMVGKFVDVEITDVWTNSLRGKVVRTEDEMGLRIAESPESVIARTRKENDLGVGIYQP, encoded by the coding sequence ATGACTAAAAAACTCCATATTAAAACCTGGGGCTGTCAGATGAACGAATACGATTCATCGAAGATGGCCGATCTGCTGGATGCCACTCACGGGTATCAACTGACCGACGTGGCGGAAGAAGCGGATGTGCTGCTGCTGAATACCTGCTCAATTCGCGAGAAGGCTCAGGAAAAAGTTTTCCATCAGTTAGGTCGCTGGAAACTCTTAAAAGAGAAAAACCCGAATCTGATTATCGGCGTGGGCGGCTGTGTCGCCTCCCAGGAAGGCGACCATATTCGTCAACGTGCACACTACGTTGACATTATTTTTGGGCCACAAACCCTGCACCGCCTGCCGGAAATGATCAACAAAGTGCGCGGTAGCACCAGCCGTAGTCCAGTGGTGGATATCAGTTTCCCGGAAATCGAAAAGTTCGACCGCCTGCCGGAACCGCGTGCTGAAGGTCCAAGCGCGTTTGTGTCCATCATGGAAGGCTGTAACAAATACTGCACTTACTGCGTGGTGCCCTACACCCGTGGTGAGGAAGTCAGCCGTCCGGCGGACGATATCCTGCTTGAAATTGCCCAACTTGCGGCGCAGGGCGTACGTGAAGTCAATCTGCTGGGGCAAAACGTTAACGCCTGGCGCGGTGAGAACTACGACGGCACGACCGGCTCATTCGCAGATTTACTGCGTCTGGTAGCGGCGATCGACGGCATTGACCGTATCCGTTTCACTACCAGTCATCCAATTGAGTTCACCGACGATATCGTTGAAGTCTATCGCGACACCCCGGAGCTGGTAAGCTTCCTGCACCTGCCGGTACAGAGTGGCTCAGATCGCGTACTAAACCTGATGGGACGTACCCATACCGCGCTGGAATACAAGGCGATCATCCGCAAACTGCGCGCTGCACGCCCGGATATTCAGATTAGCTCCGACTTCATCGTGGGCTTCCCTGGCGAAACCACACAAGATTTCGAGCAGACCATGAAGCTGATTGCCGACGTTAACTTCGACATGAGCTACAGCTTTATCTTCTCAGCTCGTCCTGGCACGCCTGCCGCCGATATGGTTGACGACGTCCCGGAAGAAGAGAAAAAGCAACGTCTGTATATCCTGCAGGATCGCATCAACCAGCAGGCCATGGCCTGGAGCCGCCGTATGCTCGGCACCACCCAGCGTATTCTGGTCGAAGGCACGTCGCGTAAAAGCGTAATGGAGCTATCGGGTCGTACTGAAAATAACCGTGTGGTGAATTTTGAAGGCACCCCGGATATGGTCGGTAAGTTTGTGGATGTTGAAATTACCGACGTCTGGACTAACTCCCTGCGCGGTAAAGTCGTGCGTACCGAGGACGAAATGGGCCTGCGCATCGCAGAAAGTCCGGAGTCGGTCATTGCGCGTACCCGCAAAGAGAACGATCTGGGTGTCGGCATTTATCAGCCGTAA